In a single window of the Mauremys reevesii isolate NIE-2019 unplaced genomic scaffold, ASM1616193v1 Contig21, whole genome shotgun sequence genome:
- the LOC120393496 gene encoding antigen-presenting glycoprotein CD1d-like, with translation MANGGTVVRRVNGGVTHCNSCPVNAPLNSGALLAKDHTSSPPVPAGSLTLRVLKTTVFHNASSRTMEGFALLGDLRTHSMDCSSCKIRFLQPWAQQGLTPKQWQGLETVLHDYVSKFFPLINKVVKDEDEHYPFVIQASIGCELHPNGTSRQFCDAAVNGEDFISFSVDEGSWVAQHWHKLALQSRDFLNQDKSTTATAQFLLRTTCVSELKSFVQYGKESLARQERPVAVVFARAPPPAGTPAPVLLVCRVTGFYPRPVRVAWLQDGEEVGPGWRLNSSGILPNVDLTYQLRSSLAVGPGDGHSYACRVQHSSLGGQSLLIPWGHSRPWGPGLAVGITLGALAVAAVAVVLWWRIRRGHPDVRPGEPRA, from the exons ATGGCCAATGGGGGCACAGTGGTGCGCAGAGTGAACGGTGGCGTCACTCATTGTAACTCCTGCCCCgtgaatgcacctctgaactctggggctttGCTGGCCAAGGACCACACCT cctcccCTCCTGTCCCCGCAGGGTCTCTCACCCTCCGGGTGCTCAAAACCACTGTCTTCCACAATGCCAGTTCTAGGACCATGGAGGGGTTTGCTCTGCTCGGGGACCTGCGGACCCACTCCATGGATTGCAGCTCCTGCAAgatccgcttcctgcagccctgggcccagcagggcctCACTCCGAAGCAGTGGCAGGGCCTGGAGACAGTGCTCCATGACTACGTGTCCAAATTCTTCCCTCTTATTAACAAAGTGGTTAAGGATGAAGACGAGCACT ACCCCTTTGTGATTCAGGCCTCCATCGGCTGCGAGCTCCACCCCAACGGCACCTCACGGCAGTTCTGTGATGCCGCGGTGAACGGGGAGGATTTCATCAGCTTCAGCGTGGACGAAGGCTCCTGGGTCGCTCAGCACTGGCATAAGCTGGCCCTCCAGTCACGGGACTTTCTTAACCAGGATAAGAGCACGACTGCCACGGCTCAGTTTCTCCTGAGAACAACGTGTGTCAGTGAACTCAAGAGCTTTGTCCAGTACGGGAAAGAGTCTCTGGCAAGGCAAG AGCGGCCGGTCGCCGTGGTGTTTGCCCGAGCGCCTCCCCCAGCCGGGACCCCCGCGCCGGTGCTGCTGGTTTGCCGGGTCACCGGTTTCTACCCCCGGCCCGTCCGCGTGGCCTGGctgcaggacggggaggaggtggggccgggCTGGAGGCTGAACTCCAGCGGGATCCTGCCCAACGTGGACCTGACCTACCAGCTGCGCAGCTCCCTGGCCGTGGGGCCGGGCGATGGGCACAGCTACGCCTGCCGggtgcagcacagcagcctggggggcCAGAGCCTGCTGATCCCCTGGG GGCACAGCAggccctggggccctggcctGGCCGTGGGCATCACCCTGGGGGCTCTGGCCGTGGCCGCCGTGGCCGTGGTGCTGTGGTGGAGAATACGCAG GGGCCACCCGGACGTCAGACCAGGAGAGCCCAGAGCCTGA